One part of the Mariniblastus fucicola genome encodes these proteins:
- a CDS encoding RNase H family protein, with protein MPTTAPHYLLLTETDDRSADNHGGRWRFVLESMTSDDDRIEVSERESDIKGERLQLLAVVRGVEALEQPSRLTLITSSAYVGKRIRKGFDRWIENEWRWERFGALKPIKDADLWKRIHAATLIHKIECRLWQFGTQRRTVEPQNAEMNSWTRIDDNHSTPRRPFGPVEFENNRNTVRQPELATASHGTYHEPRFVATKTGWTRVTEIDPDTNQPLQFPQAFGETAH; from the coding sequence ATGCCAACAACCGCTCCCCACTATTTGTTACTTACCGAGACCGACGATCGTTCTGCTGACAACCACGGCGGACGCTGGCGTTTCGTGCTCGAATCCATGACAAGCGATGACGATCGCATCGAAGTGTCGGAACGCGAATCCGACATCAAGGGGGAGCGGTTACAACTATTGGCCGTCGTGAGAGGGGTTGAAGCACTCGAACAACCATCCCGCCTGACTCTGATCACCAGCAGTGCTTACGTCGGCAAAAGAATCCGCAAAGGTTTCGACCGCTGGATCGAAAACGAGTGGCGATGGGAACGCTTCGGCGCGTTAAAGCCAATTAAAGATGCTGACCTCTGGAAGCGGATCCATGCCGCGACATTGATCCACAAAATCGAGTGCCGGTTATGGCAGTTCGGAACGCAGCGCCGCACGGTTGAGCCGCAAAACGCCGAAATGAATAGCTGGACACGTATCGACGACAACCACTCGACGCCACGTCGACCCTTCGGACCGGTTGAGTTTGAGAATAATCGCAACACGGTACGACAGCCTGAACTGGCCACCGCAAGCCACGGGACTTATCACGAGCCCCGCTTTGTGGCCACGAAAACGGGCTGGACTCGCGTGACCGAAATTGACCCTGACACGAATCAACCCCTTCAGTTCCCGCAAGCGTTTGGTGAAACAGCGCATTGA
- a CDS encoding RsmE family RNA methyltransferase, whose amino-acid sequence MAERFFLSQPVRENKVTLGDDQAHHLVRVMRAKPGDQIVLFDGCGNEYHATIADVSKKSVSLAIDSTEFVADPNDPEIIVACALPKGDRQKFLIEKMVELGCNQFVPLKTSRSVAEASPKVIERIEKQVVEASKQCRRSWLMKVGGQETVESLIGSFADFDGSRLVADPYATRHDLLLQPDACVIAVGPEGGFTDAENQSLRDSDWTPVCFSPNVLRIETAAAAAVAIARQAKFKRSLS is encoded by the coding sequence ATGGCAGAACGTTTCTTCTTGAGCCAACCGGTCCGTGAAAACAAAGTCACGCTCGGCGACGATCAGGCCCATCATCTGGTCCGGGTCATGCGAGCCAAGCCCGGAGACCAAATCGTTCTGTTCGATGGCTGTGGGAATGAATACCACGCCACCATCGCCGACGTTTCAAAAAAGAGCGTTTCCCTGGCGATCGATTCAACGGAATTCGTGGCCGATCCCAACGATCCGGAAATCATCGTGGCCTGCGCTCTGCCCAAAGGCGATCGGCAAAAGTTCCTGATCGAGAAGATGGTCGAACTGGGCTGCAACCAATTCGTGCCGCTGAAAACCAGCCGCAGCGTCGCCGAAGCCAGCCCGAAAGTCATCGAGCGAATCGAAAAACAGGTCGTCGAGGCCAGCAAACAGTGTCGCCGCAGCTGGCTGATGAAAGTCGGCGGGCAGGAAACGGTCGAGTCGCTGATCGGGTCCTTCGCGGACTTCGACGGCAGTCGGCTGGTTGCTGATCCGTACGCGACGCGTCATGATTTATTGCTGCAGCCCGATGCCTGTGTGATCGCAGTCGGTCCCGAAGGCGGATTCACCGATGCGGAAAACCAAAGCCTGCGCGACAGCGACTGGACGCCCGTCTGCTTCAGTCCCAACGTGCTGCGAATCGAAACGGCTGCTGCAGCCGCGGTGGCGATCGCCCGCCAGGCAAAGTTTAAAAGATCTCTTTCGTAA
- the glgB gene encoding 1,4-alpha-glucan branching protein GlgB has translation MPALDIGAFKNIIDGKHTNPNAILGPIRLDGPRTREKIRENPHHTTTIRAFLPDADKAWISTESGTVTQQMQPISQCGLFEVSCETDLFQVDSGRYKIQFSDGKQKMSIHDPYAFEPLLSDLDLHLFNEGTHFKIYERLGAHPREIDGIHGINFAVWAPNAQGVSVIGDFNEWDGRRHAMRKQIPSGIWEIFVPELGVDEVYKFRVTDCHGTQVEKSDPFGYFAEVPPKTASIVKDLSGYQWNDDDWMKQRAESNQLEKPISVYEIHPGSWKTKNGQPNGWMNYRDLAHDLVEYCLELGFTHVELMPITEHPYTGSWGYQTVGYFAPTSRYGDTDDFMYFVDYLHQNGLGVIVDWVPAHFPKDGHGLAKFDGTALFEHADPRQGEHPDWDTLIFNYKRTEVSNFLIANAMFWLEKYHIDGLRVDAVASMLYLDYSRKDGEWVPNEYGGRENLGAIDFLKRLNTHVHEDFPGVLTIAEESTAFGGVSRPVKDGGLGFSIKWNMGWMNDSLRYFQKEPIHRKYHHDELTFSLIYAFSENFMLPFSHDEVVHGKGALLDQMPGDIWQKFANLRLLYSYMWAHPGKKLMFMGCEWGQWNEWSCDSGLQWDLLQWESHEGVQRMVGDLNRLYREQPALYELDFDGNGFEWIDCMNRDASVLAWMRKAKDPNDFVIVCGNFTPYVHSNYRVGVPGPGIYKSIFNSDSKFYSGTNVGVGEVVAEEVEAQGKSWSIAIDFPPLATVMYKRD, from the coding sequence ATGCCAGCTTTGGATATTGGCGCATTCAAAAATATAATTGACGGCAAGCACACGAACCCGAATGCGATTCTTGGTCCGATCCGCCTGGACGGGCCAAGGACACGCGAGAAAATTCGCGAAAATCCGCATCACACCACGACGATACGGGCCTTTCTGCCTGACGCCGACAAGGCGTGGATTAGCACCGAATCAGGCACCGTGACGCAGCAGATGCAACCGATAAGCCAATGCGGTCTTTTCGAAGTCTCCTGTGAGACAGACCTGTTTCAGGTAGACTCAGGGCGCTACAAAATTCAGTTTTCCGATGGCAAACAAAAGATGAGCATCCACGATCCCTACGCCTTCGAGCCCCTCCTTTCGGATCTCGACCTGCACCTTTTTAACGAAGGCACGCACTTCAAAATCTACGAACGTCTTGGCGCGCACCCTCGAGAGATCGACGGCATCCATGGCATCAACTTTGCCGTCTGGGCGCCGAACGCGCAGGGCGTCAGCGTCATTGGCGATTTCAATGAATGGGACGGTCGCCGACACGCAATGCGGAAGCAGATCCCCAGCGGCATTTGGGAGATCTTTGTCCCAGAACTTGGCGTCGACGAAGTCTACAAATTTCGCGTCACCGATTGCCATGGGACTCAGGTCGAAAAGTCGGACCCGTTCGGTTACTTTGCCGAGGTTCCTCCGAAGACTGCTTCGATCGTCAAAGATCTTTCCGGCTATCAGTGGAACGACGATGACTGGATGAAGCAGCGGGCAGAATCCAATCAGCTTGAGAAACCAATTTCGGTTTACGAGATTCATCCCGGTAGTTGGAAGACAAAGAACGGACAGCCAAACGGTTGGATGAACTATCGCGATCTGGCTCACGACCTGGTCGAATACTGTTTGGAGCTTGGGTTCACGCACGTTGAATTGATGCCGATCACAGAGCATCCTTACACCGGAAGCTGGGGCTATCAAACGGTCGGCTATTTCGCACCAACGAGCCGTTACGGCGACACCGACGACTTTATGTACTTCGTGGACTATCTCCACCAGAATGGTCTGGGCGTGATCGTCGACTGGGTTCCGGCTCACTTTCCCAAAGACGGACATGGACTTGCGAAGTTCGATGGGACGGCATTGTTCGAGCACGCGGATCCGCGGCAGGGCGAACATCCGGATTGGGACACGCTGATTTTCAATTACAAGCGAACGGAAGTTTCGAACTTCCTGATCGCGAATGCGATGTTCTGGCTGGAGAAGTATCACATTGACGGATTGCGTGTCGATGCGGTGGCGTCGATGTTGTATCTGGATTACAGCCGCAAAGACGGCGAGTGGGTTCCGAACGAGTACGGTGGCCGTGAAAATCTTGGAGCCATCGATTTCCTGAAACGGCTCAACACGCATGTCCATGAAGATTTTCCTGGCGTGCTGACGATCGCAGAAGAATCAACGGCCTTTGGTGGCGTCTCGCGACCGGTCAAAGATGGCGGTTTGGGTTTCAGCATCAAGTGGAACATGGGCTGGATGAATGATTCGCTGCGGTATTTCCAAAAGGAGCCGATCCATCGGAAGTACCATCACGACGAACTGACTTTCAGTTTGATCTACGCGTTCTCTGAAAACTTCATGCTGCCGTTTTCTCACGATGAAGTCGTGCACGGCAAAGGTGCGTTGCTGGATCAGATGCCCGGCGACATTTGGCAAAAGTTCGCCAACTTGCGCTTGCTGTATTCCTACATGTGGGCTCACCCTGGCAAGAAGCTGATGTTCATGGGATGCGAGTGGGGCCAGTGGAATGAGTGGAGTTGCGATTCCGGTTTGCAATGGGATCTGTTGCAATGGGAAAGTCACGAAGGGGTACAGCGGATGGTCGGAGACCTGAACCGTTTGTACCGTGAACAGCCGGCGCTGTACGAACTTGATTTCGACGGCAATGGTTTCGAGTGGATTGATTGCATGAATCGCGACGCGAGTGTGCTGGCGTGGATGCGAAAGGCGAAGGACCCGAATGATTTCGTGATCGTCTGCGGAAACTTCACGCCGTACGTGCACAGTAATTATCGCGTTGGCGTTCCGGGACCTGGAATCTACAAGTCAATCTTCAACAGCGACAGCAAGTTTTACTCGGGGACCAATGTTGGCGTCGGGGAAGTCGTTGCGGAAGAAGTTGAGGCGCAAGGCAAATCGTGGTCGATCGCGATTGATTTCCCGCCTTTGGCAACGGTGATGTACAAACGCGATTAG
- the ppk1 gene encoding polyphosphate kinase 1 — MKKKKNLYLPREASWIEFNKRVLDRAFMESVPLLERVKFLAITASNLDEFMMVRFGGLKMVKRSSSGITDISGLDANEQIKMIRERVRDMQNRQIDCLGELLPKLAECGIRKLGRTELSDIQRDFLRSHFESEIVTSMAPIGVDESHPPAFIRGLRLHVCVRIKDSKESRLIPKDAATSEDSSLYAEADAAKTDSAHRFVIIPLPRNLARVWAVPTSDQYSFMFLEDIIGLFVEDLFPGQEVLDWTTFRVTRNGDVVLADDDGRADLLRGMEEVIEARKMTDCIRLEISSKASKATGRFLQKLLNVEEPDTYRLAGPLALVDLFAIGGLPGFQHLKNEPWPPHGVPEFDRDDDIFATIAQKDRLIHHPYQSYDAVVNFIRAAATDDRVIAIKQTLYRTARDSEIAAALETAVANGKNVTCIVELKARFDEARNIEWAKRLEAAGVDVIYGVRGLKTHAKMCVVIRKEATGIQRYMHLATGNYNESTARVYSDVSFFTCDEQLGRDAVHLFNAITGLSVPQSMGKIAAAPINLRETTLEYIQFETESARQGNAAAIRVKVNSLVDREIIDALYEASQAGVEVRLNVRGLCCLMPGKKGMSENIRVISVVDRFLEHSRIFYFYHGGDEKMFISSADWMGRNLDRRVELLVPIEDRDCKNRLLKILNSYFNDSESATELMSDGSYVPVEPKKKRQIRSQQWLYEEAGQLLKASTNPRTTVFQPHRPG; from the coding sequence ATGAAAAAGAAAAAGAACCTGTATCTCCCTCGCGAAGCCAGTTGGATCGAGTTCAACAAGCGGGTGCTTGATCGAGCTTTTATGGAATCCGTGCCGCTGCTTGAACGAGTCAAGTTTCTCGCTATCACGGCATCGAATCTTGACGAGTTCATGATGGTCCGGTTTGGCGGGCTGAAGATGGTGAAGCGTTCGTCTTCCGGGATTACCGACATTTCAGGGCTCGACGCCAACGAGCAAATCAAAATGATTCGCGAGCGAGTTCGGGATATGCAGAACCGGCAAATCGATTGCCTTGGTGAGTTGTTGCCCAAGCTGGCCGAGTGCGGCATCCGAAAACTGGGGCGGACAGAGCTCTCCGATATCCAACGTGATTTTCTGCGCAGCCACTTCGAAAGCGAGATTGTCACCAGCATGGCGCCAATCGGTGTAGACGAATCGCATCCGCCAGCGTTTATTCGCGGGCTTCGTCTGCATGTGTGTGTTCGCATCAAGGACAGCAAAGAATCTCGCCTGATTCCGAAGGATGCGGCCACAAGTGAGGATTCGAGTTTATACGCCGAAGCTGACGCGGCAAAAACAGATTCGGCACATCGATTTGTTATCATTCCGTTGCCTCGAAATCTTGCTCGTGTATGGGCTGTTCCCACGAGCGATCAGTACAGCTTTATGTTTCTCGAAGACATCATCGGCCTGTTCGTTGAGGATCTGTTTCCAGGACAGGAAGTTCTGGATTGGACCACGTTCCGTGTTACGCGTAACGGCGACGTCGTGCTCGCTGATGACGATGGTCGAGCTGACTTGCTCCGCGGGATGGAAGAAGTTATCGAAGCTCGCAAGATGACCGATTGCATTCGCCTCGAGATATCTTCAAAGGCCAGCAAAGCCACCGGTCGGTTTCTGCAGAAACTGCTCAACGTCGAAGAACCCGACACCTATCGTTTGGCCGGTCCGCTTGCGTTGGTCGATCTGTTCGCGATTGGTGGGCTGCCAGGTTTTCAGCATCTCAAGAACGAACCATGGCCGCCGCATGGTGTTCCCGAGTTCGATCGCGACGATGATATTTTCGCGACCATCGCGCAAAAGGATCGGCTCATCCATCATCCGTATCAGAGCTACGATGCGGTCGTCAACTTCATTCGCGCTGCGGCAACTGACGACCGTGTGATTGCGATCAAGCAGACGCTGTATCGAACGGCGCGGGACAGCGAGATCGCGGCGGCCCTCGAAACCGCGGTTGCCAATGGAAAAAATGTGACGTGTATCGTGGAGCTGAAGGCTCGTTTTGACGAAGCCCGGAATATCGAATGGGCGAAACGCCTCGAAGCCGCCGGCGTCGACGTGATCTACGGCGTCAGAGGGCTCAAAACGCATGCGAAAATGTGCGTCGTGATTCGCAAGGAAGCCACAGGGATTCAGCGCTACATGCATCTCGCAACCGGGAACTACAACGAGTCGACGGCTCGCGTCTACAGCGACGTCAGCTTTTTCACTTGCGACGAACAGCTTGGTCGCGACGCGGTTCATCTGTTCAATGCAATCACGGGACTTTCTGTTCCCCAATCAATGGGCAAGATTGCTGCGGCGCCGATAAATTTGCGCGAAACGACTTTGGAATATATTCAGTTCGAAACTGAAAGTGCACGACAGGGCAACGCGGCTGCGATCCGGGTGAAGGTCAACTCGCTGGTCGACCGTGAAATCATTGATGCGCTCTACGAAGCCTCTCAGGCTGGCGTCGAGGTTCGGCTGAACGTTCGCGGGCTGTGCTGTTTGATGCCTGGCAAGAAAGGGATGAGCGAAAACATTCGCGTGATCAGCGTCGTGGATCGCTTTCTGGAACACTCTCGGATTTTCTACTTCTATCACGGCGGCGACGAAAAGATGTTCATTTCCAGCGCCGACTGGATGGGCCGAAATCTTGATCGTCGCGTTGAGTTGTTGGTTCCGATTGAAGACCGCGATTGCAAGAATCGGCTGTTGAAAATCCTCAACAGCTACTTCAACGACAGCGAGTCGGCGACCGAGTTAATGTCGGACGGATCCTACGTTCCCGTGGAACCGAAAAAGAAACGTCAGATTCGCTCGCAGCAATGGCTCTATGAAGAAGCCGGTCAGCTGTTGAAGGCGTCGACGAATCCTCGTACGACTGTCTTTCAACCACATCGCCCTGGCTAG
- a CDS encoding acyl-CoA carboxylase subunit beta, which produces MSWSERIAELETQSQQIELGGGQKSIDRQHAKGRMTARERIAALLDDPDGFLEIGRWAAWEMYQEWGGSISASVVCGIGKIENRSVMIIANDATIKAGAFFPMTCKKVLRAQRIAMRCHLPLLYLVDSAGVFLPLQDEIFPDEDDFGRIFRNNAVISAMGIPQIAAIMGNCVAGGGYLPVLCDKLVMTEGSGLYLAGPALVKSAIGQEVTSEDLGGAAMHSEISGTIDFREPDDDAAIARVKQLMKALPVDTEAKEYARDSADATSPEKPTANICDDVPFDPQERFDVRDMIRFIIDADSLVEFKADYGQTVVCAYARIGGYRVGIIANQRNVVKSAKEGLQMGGVIYHDSADKEARFIMDCNQTWTPIIFLQDVMGFMVGRDSEQAGIIRAGAKVVNAISNSRVPKITVITGGSYGAGNYAMCGKAFDPRFIFAWPNARYAVMGGKTAAKTILDITIAAMRRAGNEPDAEEMEALREKVESSYDETTDIRHAASRLWVDGIINPEDTRDVLISALEAVTQHADDEPFRTGVLQV; this is translated from the coding sequence ATGAGTTGGTCCGAACGAATTGCTGAACTGGAAACGCAAAGCCAACAGATCGAGCTTGGCGGCGGACAGAAATCCATCGACCGGCAACACGCCAAAGGTCGCATGACGGCGCGCGAGCGCATCGCCGCGCTGCTGGACGATCCCGATGGCTTCCTGGAAATCGGACGCTGGGCCGCGTGGGAGATGTACCAGGAATGGGGCGGTTCGATTTCCGCCAGCGTCGTCTGCGGCATCGGCAAAATTGAAAACCGCAGCGTGATGATCATCGCCAACGACGCGACCATCAAAGCCGGTGCCTTCTTCCCGATGACTTGCAAGAAAGTCCTGCGTGCCCAGCGGATCGCCATGCGATGCCATCTGCCGCTGTTGTATCTGGTCGATTCAGCCGGCGTTTTTCTGCCGCTGCAAGACGAGATCTTTCCCGACGAGGACGACTTCGGACGCATCTTCCGCAACAACGCCGTGATCAGTGCCATGGGGATCCCGCAGATCGCCGCGATCATGGGCAACTGCGTCGCGGGAGGCGGCTACCTTCCGGTGCTCTGCGACAAACTGGTGATGACCGAAGGCAGCGGGCTGTATCTGGCCGGCCCGGCGTTGGTGAAATCCGCCATCGGCCAGGAAGTCACCTCCGAAGACCTCGGCGGCGCGGCAATGCATTCCGAAATCTCCGGCACCATCGACTTCCGCGAACCCGACGACGATGCCGCGATCGCGCGAGTCAAGCAATTGATGAAGGCCCTGCCGGTCGATACCGAGGCCAAAGAATACGCTCGCGATTCGGCGGACGCGACGTCGCCGGAAAAACCAACGGCCAACATCTGCGACGACGTCCCGTTTGACCCGCAAGAACGTTTTGACGTCCGCGACATGATTCGCTTCATCATCGACGCCGACTCGCTGGTCGAATTCAAAGCCGACTACGGTCAGACGGTGGTCTGTGCTTACGCTCGCATCGGCGGCTATCGCGTCGGCATCATTGCCAACCAGCGGAACGTGGTGAAGTCCGCCAAGGAAGGTTTGCAGATGGGCGGCGTGATCTATCACGACAGCGCGGACAAGGAAGCCCGTTTCATCATGGACTGCAACCAGACCTGGACGCCGATCATTTTCCTGCAGGACGTGATGGGTTTCATGGTCGGTCGCGACAGCGAGCAAGCCGGGATCATTCGCGCTGGGGCCAAAGTCGTTAACGCGATCTCCAACAGTCGCGTTCCGAAGATCACGGTCATCACCGGCGGCAGCTACGGGGCAGGGAACTACGCGATGTGCGGCAAGGCCTTTGATCCTCGTTTCATTTTCGCCTGGCCAAACGCTCGTTACGCGGTGATGGGAGGCAAGACGGCTGCCAAGACGATTTTGGACATCACGATCGCCGCCATGCGCCGCGCCGGCAACGAGCCCGACGCCGAGGAGATGGAAGCGTTGCGCGAGAAAGTCGAAAGCAGCTACGACGAAACCACCGACATCCGCCACGCCGCCAGCCGCCTGTGGGTGGACGGGATTATTAATCCGGAAGATACACGCGACGTCTTGATTTCTGCTTTGGAAGCCGTGACACAACACGCCGATGACGAACCGTTCCGAACAGGGGTGCTGCAGGTTTGA
- the dnaB gene encoding replicative DNA helicase, whose product MTDQPPFDKKRSKKKKKATAIDRQPPFNLDAEAGVLGSLMLTPDACDDIVAILRPEDFYDEAHAIIFRHMMELHSKGEKIDLLLLRERLAASGDDDIVGGAARLAEIFTSVPHAAHVQYYAQIVRNKSTARNLISTCSELLNDAFMPEVDPNELLNEAEQKVFSIRESRQSNNLSSIDEVLELAMDRLEAKVRGEAMEGTVETHFKDLDKMMGGLHASELLILAARPSMGKTAFAMNIAENVVIKSRKPVLFISLEMAAIELIERMLCSVARVNGHRLRNGTLATDDRKRLVKVAGELSTVPLFIDDSPTRNVSEIAGAARRIVRREGSLSLIVIDYLQLIQPDSSSDPRQEQVAKMARRLKALARELKVPILCLSQLNRQTESSGDHRPKLSHLRESGAIEQDADVVMFVHRESYYKKGTPEEEETMKDAVIIIEKQRNGPTGDVELLWERDFTRFSDRAPERYSEFDNMPQAQF is encoded by the coding sequence ATGACGGATCAGCCACCTTTCGACAAGAAAAGAAGCAAAAAGAAGAAGAAAGCCACCGCGATCGATCGGCAGCCTCCTTTCAATCTGGACGCTGAAGCCGGTGTTCTGGGCAGCCTGATGCTGACGCCCGACGCATGTGACGACATCGTCGCGATCCTTCGCCCGGAGGACTTTTACGACGAAGCTCACGCGATCATCTTTCGCCACATGATGGAGCTGCACAGCAAGGGCGAGAAAATTGACTTGCTGTTGCTACGTGAACGCCTCGCAGCCTCCGGCGATGACGATATCGTTGGCGGTGCAGCCCGGTTGGCAGAGATTTTCACCTCCGTTCCTCACGCGGCTCACGTCCAATACTATGCCCAGATCGTTCGCAACAAGTCGACAGCCCGAAACCTGATTTCGACCTGTTCTGAACTGTTGAACGATGCGTTTATGCCGGAAGTTGATCCCAACGAGTTGCTTAACGAGGCGGAACAGAAAGTGTTTTCGATTCGCGAAAGTCGCCAGTCGAACAACCTTAGCTCCATCGACGAAGTTCTCGAGCTTGCGATGGATCGCCTCGAAGCCAAAGTCCGTGGTGAAGCCATGGAAGGGACGGTCGAGACTCACTTCAAAGACCTGGACAAAATGATGGGTGGTCTGCACGCGTCAGAGCTTTTGATTCTGGCGGCACGTCCATCGATGGGGAAGACTGCGTTTGCCATGAACATCGCAGAAAACGTCGTGATCAAATCTCGCAAGCCAGTGCTGTTCATCAGCCTCGAAATGGCGGCGATCGAGTTGATCGAGCGGATGCTCTGTTCAGTCGCTCGCGTCAACGGGCACCGATTGAGAAACGGAACCCTGGCGACTGACGATCGCAAGCGACTTGTAAAGGTCGCCGGTGAACTTTCGACGGTTCCGCTGTTCATTGACGATTCACCGACGCGAAACGTTTCCGAAATCGCCGGTGCGGCCAGACGGATTGTGCGACGTGAAGGCAGTCTGTCGCTGATCGTTATTGACTATCTGCAGTTGATTCAGCCCGACAGTTCGTCGGATCCGCGTCAGGAACAGGTTGCCAAGATGGCGCGGCGTTTGAAGGCTCTGGCTCGTGAGTTGAAAGTTCCCATCCTCTGTTTGTCACAGTTGAATCGTCAAACCGAAAGCTCGGGCGACCACCGTCCGAAACTCAGTCACCTTCGCGAGTCGGGTGCGATTGAGCAGGATGCCGATGTCGTGATGTTCGTGCACCGCGAGAGCTACTACAAAAAGGGAACTCCTGAAGAAGAGGAGACCATGAAGGACGCGGTAATCATTATCGAGAAACAGCGTAACGGTCCCACCGGCGATGTCGAATTGCTCTGGGAGCGGGACTTCACCCGTTTCTCGGATCGAGCCCCCGAGCGGTATTCCGAGTTCGACAATATGCCGCAAGCTCAGTTTTAG
- a CDS encoding DUF6677 family protein — protein MPEIVYTPPEGEPVHVNLKDQYWSAFLAWLLPGAGHFYQGRYAKGMLFMVCILSTFLVGLGLGRGRCVYATDSEGKLNYYYIGQFGVGLPALPAVVQSIKTSDGGDPFFELCERFPGDYAATDLRFHKIDRDRDGERESDIPRSRTLKDGLMAPPAGPINENVPDTLAMWHFDYKHMFEMGVLYTFVAGLLNILAIYDAFCGPAIVTAAQREEMDRRKNKKKGSL, from the coding sequence ATGCCTGAAATAGTTTACACACCGCCCGAAGGCGAACCAGTCCACGTAAACCTCAAAGACCAATACTGGTCTGCGTTTCTCGCGTGGTTGCTGCCCGGAGCGGGTCACTTTTATCAGGGGCGATATGCGAAAGGCATGCTGTTCATGGTATGCATTCTGTCGACGTTTCTGGTCGGCCTGGGACTGGGGCGTGGTCGCTGCGTCTATGCGACGGACTCGGAAGGGAAACTGAACTATTACTATATCGGTCAGTTTGGCGTCGGGTTGCCGGCGTTACCTGCGGTGGTTCAGTCGATCAAGACTTCCGACGGCGGCGATCCTTTCTTTGAGCTTTGCGAGCGTTTCCCGGGTGACTATGCGGCGACGGATTTACGCTTTCACAAGATCGATCGTGATCGCGACGGTGAGCGGGAATCGGACATTCCGCGGTCGAGGACTTTGAAGGACGGATTGATGGCGCCGCCTGCCGGCCCGATTAACGAAAACGTTCCGGACACGCTCGCGATGTGGCATTTCGACTACAAGCACATGTTTGAGATGGGAGTGCTGTATACCTTCGTGGCGGGGTTGCTGAATATTCTGGCGATCTACGATGCGTTTTGTGGTCCGGCGATCGTGACCGCGGCGCAGCGGGAAGAGATGGACAGACGCAAGAACAAGAAGAAGGGTTCGCTATGA